Proteins from a genomic interval of Streptomyces sp. NBC_00820:
- a CDS encoding SseB family protein gives MTDEPTEGAELAIPRSKLTDIADGTVVRSARAEPGAVPCSSAPELSSPSRSADTPSDGERSDSPANVIKGGPSGAGAERVTGDTASAAPSLDAQAQARRLRFLAELGEFRRSRVLVPVGALPAGGGTEAPLTVDEGGVRWILAFTGEEALARFALLRGQGARPWPYLAVWGAALLDAAVPEVARTGVPCGVVVDAADGERALVLPPVVGVVPEEAAVDGSEFPGVRSGDADGPDREGDAGAVAHGIAVPGRSGYGYEEGR, from the coding sequence ATGACGGACGAGCCAACAGAAGGCGCCGAACTGGCCATACCCCGGTCGAAGCTGACGGACATCGCCGACGGGACGGTCGTGCGGTCGGCGCGCGCCGAGCCGGGTGCCGTGCCCTGCTCCAGCGCACCGGAGCTGTCGAGTCCAAGTCGCAGTGCAGACACCCCAAGTGATGGCGAACGGTCCGACAGCCCTGCGAACGTCATCAAGGGTGGCCCTTCGGGCGCCGGCGCGGAGCGCGTCACGGGCGACACCGCGAGTGCCGCTCCATCGCTGGACGCACAGGCGCAAGCCCGCCGTCTCCGGTTCCTGGCCGAGCTGGGCGAGTTCCGGCGGTCGCGGGTGCTGGTGCCGGTGGGTGCACTGCCGGCCGGTGGCGGTACCGAGGCGCCTTTGACGGTGGACGAGGGCGGCGTGCGCTGGATCCTCGCCTTTACCGGCGAGGAGGCGCTGGCCCGGTTCGCGCTGCTGCGCGGGCAGGGCGCGCGGCCGTGGCCGTACCTCGCCGTGTGGGGCGCCGCCCTACTGGATGCCGCCGTACCCGAGGTGGCCCGGACCGGGGTGCCGTGCGGCGTGGTTGTGGACGCGGCGGACGGTGAGCGGGCTCTGGTGCTGCCGCCCGTGGTGGGCGTGGTGCCGGAAGAGGCGGCGGTGGACGGATCGGAGTTCCCCGGCGTGCGGTCGGGCGACGCCGACGGGCCGGACCGCGAGGGTGATGCGGGCGCGGTGGCGCACGGCATTGCCGTACCCGGCCGCTCGGGGTACGGCTATGAGGAGGGTCGGTAA
- a CDS encoding SpoIIE family protein phosphatase, protein MSEIPAKATESEDPSDGARGQTAEAAAASPDAMWQSSPPGSMYDYIKVASFSIGPGGLVDQWSLRAEQLFGIPAERVVGMDPIEAFIDPDLRERGQRKMAEILDGREWTGVVPFRVPDPEDGARAERGLAEVYVMPTRTAEGDKAAVCIVVDVRTLRSIETDLAASQAIFGQSPFGFLFIDPDLRVRRANTRFASIFGGTPDDHCGKGVHDYLPRGEAERVSATLRRVLETGDSITDMHVTGFVPGSEERRHWSVNLYRVHSGSGLSIGIAWLGTDITARREAAREAAAARRNLALLNEAGARIGNSLDLETTARELLDVVVPGFCDVATVDLYQGLLAGDDAPPGLADGSAELRRVAFASAVSDEPFDGSGESVAVGAVHRFPFNSPCADALRTARPQRVPAEDGSLVQSTLAVPMVAHDTVVGLAQFARTKGSEPFGERDRDLAVELAARAAVCIDNARLYRREHERALILQRSLLPPGDPEASGLDIACRYLPGNAATEVGGDWFDVIELPGHRTALVVGDVMGRGLRAAVAMGELRTAVRTLALLDLEPAEVLSALDEIARGLGTPGGVQQATRTARQPRDADLSEVYLATCVYAVYDSVTRRCTFANAGHLPPVLVEPGEAALMLDVPPGMPLGVGGEPFEEVEVELPEGALLALYTDGLVESRDHPLDEGLRAFVGALTDPSRPLEDVCDHVLNTLDTHHGEDDIALLMARVQGLPAESVGDWTLPREPRSVGRAREYARTQLAAWDLEPLIDTTELLVSELVTNALRYGEGEIRLRLLLDRTLVCEVWDSGLVQPRRRRARDTDEGGRGLQLVGLLSAAWGSRRTPRGKTVWFELPLPGGENVLTDPAEALLSLF, encoded by the coding sequence GTGAGCGAGATACCAGCGAAGGCCACGGAGTCCGAGGACCCGTCGGACGGCGCGAGGGGCCAGACCGCGGAAGCCGCCGCGGCGTCCCCCGATGCCATGTGGCAGAGCAGTCCGCCCGGCTCGATGTACGACTACATAAAGGTCGCCTCCTTCTCCATCGGCCCCGGCGGACTGGTCGACCAGTGGAGCCTGCGCGCCGAGCAGCTCTTCGGCATCCCCGCCGAACGCGTCGTCGGCATGGACCCCATCGAGGCCTTCATCGACCCCGACCTGCGCGAGCGCGGCCAGCGCAAGATGGCCGAGATCCTCGACGGGCGGGAGTGGACCGGAGTGGTCCCCTTCCGGGTGCCCGACCCGGAGGACGGCGCGCGCGCCGAGCGGGGGCTGGCCGAGGTCTACGTGATGCCCACCCGGACCGCCGAGGGCGACAAGGCCGCCGTCTGCATCGTCGTGGACGTCCGCACCCTGCGCAGCATCGAGACCGACCTCGCCGCCTCGCAGGCGATTTTCGGGCAATCCCCGTTCGGGTTCCTGTTCATCGACCCCGATCTGCGGGTGCGCCGGGCCAACACGCGGTTCGCCTCCATCTTCGGCGGCACCCCGGACGACCACTGCGGCAAGGGAGTTCACGACTACCTGCCACGCGGCGAGGCCGAGCGGGTCTCGGCCACCCTGCGCCGGGTGCTGGAGACCGGCGACTCCATCACCGACATGCATGTGACGGGCTTCGTCCCGGGCTCCGAGGAGCGCCGGCACTGGTCCGTCAACCTCTACCGGGTGCACAGCGGCAGCGGCCTGAGCATCGGCATCGCCTGGCTCGGCACCGACATCACCGCCCGGCGCGAGGCCGCCCGCGAGGCGGCGGCGGCCCGGCGCAACCTCGCCCTGCTCAACGAGGCCGGCGCCCGCATCGGCAACTCCCTCGACCTGGAGACCACCGCACGCGAACTCCTCGACGTCGTCGTCCCCGGCTTCTGCGACGTCGCCACCGTCGACCTCTACCAGGGCCTGCTCGCCGGCGACGACGCCCCGCCCGGCCTCGCCGACGGCAGCGCGGAACTGCGCCGCGTCGCCTTCGCCAGCGCCGTGTCCGACGAACCCTTCGACGGCTCAGGTGAGTCCGTCGCGGTCGGCGCGGTGCACCGCTTCCCCTTCAACTCGCCATGCGCCGACGCCCTGCGCACCGCCCGCCCGCAGCGGGTGCCCGCCGAGGACGGCAGCCTCGTGCAGTCCACGCTGGCCGTGCCGATGGTCGCCCACGACACCGTCGTCGGCCTCGCCCAGTTCGCACGCACGAAGGGCAGCGAGCCGTTCGGCGAACGCGACCGGGACCTCGCCGTCGAACTCGCCGCGCGCGCCGCCGTCTGCATCGACAACGCCCGCCTGTACCGCCGCGAGCACGAACGGGCCCTGATACTGCAACGGTCCCTGCTCCCGCCGGGCGACCCCGAGGCCTCCGGCCTGGACATCGCCTGCCGCTACCTGCCCGGCAACGCGGCCACCGAGGTGGGCGGCGACTGGTTCGACGTCATCGAACTGCCCGGCCACCGCACCGCGTTGGTGGTCGGCGACGTCATGGGTCGCGGCCTGCGCGCGGCCGTCGCCATGGGCGAACTGCGTACGGCGGTGCGCACCTTGGCCCTGCTGGATCTCGAACCGGCGGAAGTCCTCTCGGCGCTGGACGAGATCGCCCGTGGACTCGGCACGCCCGGAGGCGTCCAGCAGGCCACCCGCACCGCCCGGCAGCCCCGCGACGCCGACCTTTCCGAGGTGTACCTCGCCACCTGCGTGTACGCCGTCTACGACTCCGTCACCAGGCGATGCACCTTCGCCAACGCCGGACACCTGCCACCGGTGCTGGTCGAGCCCGGCGAGGCGGCGCTGATGCTCGACGTGCCTCCGGGGATGCCGCTGGGAGTGGGCGGCGAGCCGTTCGAGGAGGTGGAGGTCGAGCTGCCCGAGGGCGCGCTGCTCGCCCTCTACACGGACGGCCTGGTCGAATCCCGCGACCACCCGCTGGACGAGGGACTACGGGCCTTCGTCGGAGCGCTGACGGACCCCTCCCGCCCCCTGGAGGACGTCTGCGACCACGTCCTCAACACCCTCGACACCCACCACGGCGAGGACGACATCGCGCTGCTGATGGCCCGCGTCCAGGGACTGCCCGCCGAGTCCGTCGGCGACTGGACGCTGCCGCGCGAGCCGCGCAGCGTCGGCCGGGCCCGCGAGTACGCCCGCACCCAGCTGGCCGCCTGGGACCTGGAGCCGCTGATCGACACCACGGAACTCCTGGTCAGCGAACTCGTCACGAACGCCCTGCGCTACGGCGAGGGCGAGATACGGCTACGGCTGCTGCTGGATCGCACCCTGGTCTGCGAGGTCTGGGACTCCGGACTGGTCCAGCCCCGCCGCCGGCGCGCCCGCGACACCGACGAGGGCGGCCGCGGCCTGCAACTGGTCGGACTGCTCAGCGCGGCCTGGGGCTCCCGACGCACCCCACGCGGCAAGACGGTCTGGTTCGAACTCCCACTCCCCGGCGGAGAGAACGTCCTCACGGACCCGGCGGAGGCCCTGCTGAGCCTGTTCTGA
- a CDS encoding SPOR domain-containing protein, protein MSEGAVSLPWIVIRQDDNGNRYRVGRYATRAEAQKIADSLDDRGHQQLYWVERISQTGDGARN, encoded by the coding sequence ATGAGTGAGGGAGCGGTCTCTCTGCCCTGGATCGTGATACGGCAGGACGACAACGGCAATCGCTACCGCGTGGGCCGGTACGCGACCCGGGCGGAGGCCCAGAAGATCGCGGACAGTCTCGACGACCGCGGCCACCAGCAGCTGTACTGGGTCGAGCGGATCAGTCAGACCGGGGACGGCGCTCGCAACTGA
- a CDS encoding DUF4097 family beta strand repeat-containing protein encodes MQKFDTPAPVSTVLDIPAGRIQFIAADRSDTTVEVRPADASESRDVKAAERITVAYGDGVLRVEAAPAKNRVLGSSGSVEVTVQLPAGSRIEAKAASAELRGVGRLGDVTFEGAQATVQLDETEGARVTLQAGDVSIGRLGGDGEISTQKGDLRVTEAVRGTVTLRTEHGDIAIGAARGVSASLDAGTTYGRILNSLQNTEGAAGLDIRATTSYGDITARSV; translated from the coding sequence ATGCAGAAGTTCGACACCCCCGCCCCGGTCTCGACCGTCCTCGACATTCCGGCGGGACGCATCCAGTTCATCGCCGCCGACCGGTCCGACACCACGGTCGAGGTCCGGCCGGCCGACGCTTCCGAGAGCCGCGACGTGAAGGCGGCCGAGCGGATCACCGTCGCGTACGGCGACGGCGTCCTGCGGGTCGAGGCCGCGCCGGCGAAGAACCGGGTCCTCGGCTCCTCCGGATCCGTCGAGGTGACGGTCCAACTGCCCGCCGGCTCCCGGATCGAGGCCAAGGCGGCCAGCGCCGAACTCCGGGGCGTGGGACGGCTCGGCGACGTCACCTTCGAGGGCGCGCAGGCCACGGTCCAGCTCGACGAGACCGAAGGCGCCCGCGTGACCCTCCAGGCCGGCGACGTTTCGATCGGCCGCCTGGGCGGGGACGGCGAGATCAGCACCCAGAAGGGCGACCTCCGCGTCACCGAGGCCGTACGCGGCACCGTCACCCTGCGCACCGAGCACGGCGACATCGCGATCGGCGCCGCCCGCGGGGTCTCCGCCTCCCTGGACGCCGGCACCACCTACGGCCGCATCCTCAACTCGCTCCAGAACACCGAGGGTGCCGCCGGTCTGGACATCCGCGCGACCACCTCCTACGGCGACATCACCGCCCGCAGCGTCTGA
- a CDS encoding GntR family transcriptional regulator yields MTFGEQPAYLRVAGDLRKKIVDGSLPPHTRLPSQARIREEYGVSDTVALEARKVLMAEGLVEGRSGSGTYVRERPVPRSVARSGYRPSGGATPFRQEQADAAARGTWESRSEQAEAGAAIAERLAVQTGDRVMRTAYLFREAGEPMMLSTSWEPLAVTGRTPVMLPEEGPLGGMGVVERMRAIDVIVDNVTEEVGARPGLAEELHLLGGVPGHVVLVIQRTYYASGRPVETADVVIPADRYRVAYHLPVK; encoded by the coding sequence GTGACTTTCGGTGAACAGCCGGCGTATCTGCGTGTCGCGGGTGATCTCCGCAAGAAGATCGTCGACGGTTCGCTGCCGCCTCATACCCGGCTCCCGTCGCAGGCCCGCATCCGCGAGGAGTACGGCGTCTCGGACACCGTCGCGCTGGAGGCCCGCAAGGTGCTGATGGCCGAGGGGCTGGTCGAGGGCCGCTCCGGATCGGGAACGTACGTGCGCGAGCGCCCCGTGCCGAGAAGCGTGGCCCGCTCCGGGTACCGGCCCTCCGGCGGGGCCACCCCGTTCCGGCAGGAACAGGCCGACGCCGCCGCGCGCGGCACCTGGGAGTCCCGCAGCGAGCAGGCCGAGGCCGGGGCCGCGATCGCCGAGCGGCTCGCCGTCCAGACCGGCGACCGGGTCATGCGCACCGCCTATCTGTTCCGCGAGGCGGGGGAGCCGATGATGCTCTCCACCTCCTGGGAGCCCCTCGCCGTCACCGGCCGCACCCCGGTGATGCTTCCCGAGGAGGGCCCCCTCGGAGGCATGGGCGTCGTCGAGCGTATGCGTGCCATCGACGTGATCGTGGACAACGTCACCGAGGAGGTCGGCGCCCGCCCCGGCCTGGCCGAGGAGCTCCACCTCCTCGGCGGTGTCCCCGGACACGTGGTCCTCGTCATCCAGCGCACCTACTACGCCTCCGGCCGCCCGGTGGAGACCGCCGACGTCGTCATCCCGGCCGACCGCTACCGGGTCGCCTACCACCTGCCCGTCAAATAG
- a CDS encoding DUF4190 domain-containing protein, with protein sequence MSIPPPFGPQPPQGPYQPPQPAQPHQQGAYGPPSYPQYPQYPQNPQNPYGTPGVPGVPGAPGYQPWGQGYSPYNRPAPVSGLAIASLVTGVLCCLPGVGLVLGLIALRRLRERGERGRGMAIGGSVLSGIGLVLGMVLVVTGSDTYIWNGFQEGARAGAGYAPARGECFDEPGGRLTGDTDGVDKVPCSGAHDGEVFATFDLKDGSYPGDDSLAAAADKRCYGLQYTYAMDSWAVPDDVDVYYLTPTGDSWSAGDREVTCVFGNTTEGKDLTGSLRNDASALDPDQVAYLKAAHVFNAAMDTAPDAEYVEDDLPGHKAWAGRVSAALAEQARMLRGHPWPADARAPVAALAAGLDDARAEWAKAAEADDADGFYRHYDAGMRLLDARRSVPPRKALGLETTPPAVDEGGNGDDGDGGGGDNRGDNGGDGSGSTGMQV encoded by the coding sequence GTGTCCATACCTCCGCCCTTCGGTCCCCAGCCGCCGCAGGGGCCGTACCAGCCGCCCCAGCCTGCGCAGCCGCATCAGCAGGGGGCGTACGGGCCGCCGTCGTACCCGCAGTACCCGCAGTACCCGCAGAACCCGCAGAACCCCTACGGGACGCCGGGGGTACCGGGGGTACCCGGCGCGCCCGGGTACCAGCCGTGGGGGCAGGGGTACAGCCCCTACAACCGGCCGGCCCCCGTAAGCGGCCTCGCCATCGCCTCGCTCGTGACGGGTGTGCTGTGCTGCCTGCCCGGTGTCGGTCTGGTGCTCGGGCTGATCGCGCTGCGGCGGCTCCGCGAGCGGGGCGAGCGCGGCAGGGGGATGGCGATCGGAGGCTCGGTGCTGTCCGGGATCGGACTGGTGCTGGGGATGGTGCTGGTCGTGACGGGCAGCGACACCTACATCTGGAACGGCTTCCAGGAGGGCGCGCGCGCCGGCGCGGGGTACGCGCCGGCCAGGGGCGAATGCTTCGACGAGCCGGGCGGCAGGCTCACCGGCGACACGGACGGCGTCGACAAGGTGCCCTGCTCCGGCGCGCACGACGGTGAGGTGTTCGCCACCTTCGACCTGAAGGACGGTTCCTACCCCGGCGACGACTCACTGGCCGCCGCCGCGGACAAGCGCTGCTACGGCCTCCAGTACACCTACGCGATGGACAGCTGGGCCGTCCCGGACGACGTCGACGTCTACTACCTCACCCCCACCGGCGACAGCTGGTCGGCAGGCGACCGCGAGGTCACCTGCGTGTTCGGCAACACCACCGAGGGCAAGGACCTCACCGGATCGCTGCGCAACGACGCGTCCGCCCTCGACCCCGACCAGGTCGCCTATCTGAAGGCCGCTCACGTCTTCAACGCGGCCATGGACACCGCGCCGGACGCCGAGTATGTCGAGGACGACCTGCCGGGGCACAAGGCGTGGGCCGGGCGCGTGTCGGCGGCTCTGGCGGAGCAGGCCCGGATGCTGCGCGGCCACCCCTGGCCCGCCGACGCCCGGGCTCCGGTCGCCGCGCTGGCCGCGGGCCTCGACGACGCGCGCGCGGAGTGGGCGAAGGCGGCGGAGGCGGACGACGCCGACGGCTTCTACCGGCACTACGACGCCGGTATGCGGCTCCTCGACGCGCGGCGGTCCGTCCCCCCGCGCAAGGCCCTGGGCCTGGAGACCACTCCGCCCGCGGTCGACGAGGGCGGCAACGGGGACGACGGCGACGGCGGCGGCGGGGACAACCGTGGCGACAACGGCGGTGACGGCTCGGGAAGCACCGGCATGCAGGTGTGA
- a CDS encoding DUF4132 domain-containing protein, which yields MNPAQRLQRAMTDPSARTEDIGADLARISDEELGTLLPDAHTPDPADTRAMSTTRAAVRRTGGERQPRYTPEACRRLFEALLAYARLRGGSADLAMAAGSVLRCTGPWPDLSEPARELVEFALAKRDVPEPYALLAVAGLAGAATLRGAAERLAAEAGPIGADEIATFVELAPADWVLLAEVGRVLHYGSLPLLPDAWRSLAGLPAYVAYARRALEAAADRADAIHAGEIPYRSDKAFAPREVSALGRAARVALLRDEPWLPGLADRLLPGIALAPTAARTVPSQALLYELARAVQDFPTPELVSGLRALRGTVRHAGVPKQLGKMLRVTDAALAARTDVALRLPRLGFDEDGVLRRETGDGYAAVVTVTGTTAGNAAGAAAGDSARTAAGNAAGIAAGTAAGTAAGVVTVSWEKDGRPQRSVPAPVRRDHPGLVREVRDLAKRVDVHLATLARALEGGYASDAVHPYGWWRAELAGHPLARALVHRLVWEVETGPGEWRAVLPGTGADLPDAPDDAPVRLWHPLRSTPAAVRAWRDLLTERRIRQPFKQAFREIYLLTPAEQESRTHSNRFAAHLVHYRRMFALFRARGWTSRLLGGWDDGDGDEAVRTLGEWRIHFLHTWASLAGDHELAATDRVRFTRRVEGGWRDAPLADVPPLLFSEAMRDVDLFVGVTSIAADPDWTDEGPARVYWEQAGFGELTAGAESRRDALAHILPRLRIAGRCALDGRFLVVRGDLNTYRIHLGSGNILMEPGNAYLCVVPARGRTDGRLFLPFEDERLSLILSKAFLLAADDDIKDPSIRTQVERGVRWPA from the coding sequence GTGAATCCGGCCCAGCGGCTCCAGCGCGCGATGACCGACCCGTCCGCCCGGACCGAGGACATCGGCGCCGACCTGGCGCGGATCTCCGACGAGGAACTCGGCACCCTGCTCCCGGATGCCCACACCCCCGATCCCGCTGACACGCGTGCGATGTCGACGACCCGTGCCGCGGTACGCCGGACCGGCGGTGAGCGGCAGCCGCGCTACACCCCCGAGGCGTGCCGCCGGTTGTTCGAGGCGCTCCTCGCATACGCGCGTCTGCGCGGTGGCTCGGCCGACCTCGCCATGGCCGCCGGATCGGTGCTGCGGTGCACGGGCCCGTGGCCGGACCTCTCCGAACCGGCCCGTGAGCTGGTCGAGTTCGCCCTGGCCAAGCGCGATGTGCCAGAGCCGTACGCGCTGCTCGCCGTGGCGGGACTCGCGGGCGCCGCAACGCTGCGCGGGGCCGCGGAACGCCTGGCCGCCGAAGCGGGCCCCATCGGGGCGGACGAGATCGCGACCTTCGTCGAACTCGCCCCGGCCGATTGGGTATTGCTGGCCGAGGTCGGCCGGGTCCTGCACTACGGCTCTCTGCCGCTCCTCCCGGACGCGTGGCGGAGCCTGGCCGGTCTCCCGGCCTACGTCGCCTACGCCCGCCGGGCGTTGGAGGCGGCGGCCGACCGTGCGGACGCGATCCACGCGGGGGAGATCCCCTACCGGTCGGACAAGGCGTTCGCGCCCCGCGAGGTCTCCGCGCTCGGGCGTGCCGCCCGGGTGGCGCTGCTGCGCGACGAACCGTGGCTGCCCGGACTGGCCGACCGGCTGCTGCCCGGGATCGCGCTGGCCCCGACCGCCGCCAGGACCGTGCCGTCCCAGGCGCTGCTGTACGAACTGGCCCGCGCGGTACAGGACTTCCCGACACCCGAGCTGGTGTCGGGGCTGCGCGCCCTGCGCGGGACCGTCCGGCACGCCGGGGTGCCCAAGCAACTCGGCAAGATGCTCAGGGTGACGGACGCGGCACTCGCCGCGCGGACCGACGTCGCGCTGCGGCTGCCGAGGCTCGGTTTCGACGAGGACGGCGTGCTGCGCAGGGAGACCGGCGACGGGTACGCGGCCGTCGTGACGGTCACCGGGACCACCGCGGGGAACGCTGCCGGAGCTGCCGCGGGGGACTCTGCCAGGACCGCCGCGGGGAACGCTGCCGGAATTGCCGCGGGGACCGCTGCCGGGACTGCCGCCGGCGTCGTCACCGTGAGCTGGGAGAAGGACGGCCGTCCCCAACGTTCCGTCCCCGCGCCGGTCCGCCGCGACCACCCCGGCCTGGTCAGGGAGGTCCGTGACCTGGCGAAGCGGGTCGACGTCCATCTGGCCACGCTGGCCCGGGCGTTGGAGGGCGGCTACGCCTCCGACGCCGTGCACCCCTACGGCTGGTGGCGTGCCGAGCTGGCCGGGCATCCGCTCGCCCGGGCCCTCGTACACCGCCTCGTCTGGGAGGTCGAGACAGGTCCCGGCGAGTGGCGGGCCGTCCTGCCCGGGACCGGCGCGGACCTCCCCGACGCGCCCGACGACGCCCCCGTACGCCTCTGGCATCCCCTGCGCTCCACGCCCGCCGCCGTGCGGGCCTGGCGGGACCTGCTCACCGAGCGGCGGATCCGGCAGCCGTTCAAGCAGGCGTTCCGCGAGATCTACCTGCTCACCCCCGCCGAGCAGGAGAGCCGCACCCACTCGAACCGGTTCGCCGCGCACCTCGTCCACTACCGCAGGATGTTCGCGCTGTTCCGCGCCCGGGGGTGGACGAGCCGGCTGCTCGGCGGCTGGGACGACGGCGACGGGGACGAGGCCGTGCGGACCCTGGGGGAGTGGCGGATCCACTTCCTGCACACCTGGGCGAGCCTGGCCGGCGACCACGAGCTGGCCGCGACCGACCGGGTCCGTTTCACCCGCCGGGTGGAGGGCGGGTGGCGGGACGCGCCGCTCGCCGACGTGCCCCCGCTGCTGTTCAGCGAGGCGATGCGGGACGTGGACCTCTTCGTGGGTGTGACCTCCATAGCCGCCGACCCCGACTGGACCGACGAGGGCCCCGCGCGCGTGTACTGGGAGCAGGCCGGGTTCGGAGAGCTGACCGCGGGTGCCGAGTCCCGTCGCGACGCGCTGGCACACATCCTGCCCAGGCTCAGGATCGCCGGCCGATGTGCGCTCGACGGCCGCTTCCTGGTGGTGCGGGGCGACCTGAACACGTACCGGATCCACCTGGGTTCGGGGAACATCCTGATGGAACCCGGCAACGCCTACCTGTGCGTCGTTCCCGCACGGGGCAGGACCGACGGCCGGCTGTTCCTGCCCTTCGAGGACGAACGGCTCTCCCTCATCCTCAGCAAGGCGTTCCTGCTCGCCGCGGACGACGACATCAAGGACCCGTCGATCCGTACCCAGGTCGAGCGAGGTGTCCGATGGCCGGCGTGA
- a CDS encoding (deoxy)nucleoside triphosphate pyrophosphohydrolase — MTERIVVVGAALLDAGRLLAARRSAPPELAGRWELPGGKVEPGERPEDALVRELREELGVDAEAVERVPGEWPLKSPYALWVWTARLRPGSAAPQPLQDHDELRWLTPDRLWEVPWLDQDVPAVREIAARLGAGTH; from the coding sequence ATGACCGAACGGATCGTGGTGGTCGGTGCCGCCCTGCTCGACGCGGGCCGGCTGCTCGCCGCGCGCCGCAGTGCGCCCCCCGAGCTGGCCGGGCGCTGGGAGCTGCCCGGCGGCAAGGTCGAGCCCGGCGAGCGGCCCGAGGACGCCCTGGTGCGCGAACTGCGCGAGGAGCTGGGCGTCGACGCCGAGGCCGTCGAGCGGGTGCCGGGGGAGTGGCCGCTGAAATCCCCGTACGCCCTGTGGGTGTGGACCGCCCGCCTGCGGCCGGGCTCGGCCGCGCCCCAGCCCCTCCAGGACCACGACGAGCTGCGCTGGCTCACCCCCGACCGGCTCTGGGAGGTGCCCTGGCTGGACCAGGACGTGCCCGCGGTCCGCGAGATCGCCGCCCGGCTCGGCGCCGGAACGCACTGA